The window GTGCGCGAGTGACCCGGCCGTCGGCGCGCTCAGAGGTGGGCCAGGGCGGCCGCCGGGTTCTCGACCGCGTCGGCGACCCGCCGCAGGAACCGGGAAGCGGTCTCGCCGTCGCAGACCCGATGGTCGAAGACGAACGACAGCTGGGCGACCTTCCGGACGACGACCGCGCCCTCCACCACCCAGGGCCGGTCGATGATCCGCCCGACGCCGAGCATCGCGACCTGCGGCGGGTTGAGGATCGGGGCGCCACCGTCCACGTCGAACACGCCGTAGTCGTTGAGCGTGAACGTGCCCGCCGTCAGCTCCGCGGGCGTGCTCGTCCCGGCGCGCGCCGCGGCGACGACGCGACGGATGCCGACGCCGAGCTCCGTGGTCGTGAGCGTCTCGGCGCCGACGACCGCGGGCACCACCAGCCCCCGCGCGCCCTGGACGGCGATGCCGAGATTGAT of the Cryptosporangium minutisporangium genome contains:
- a CDS encoding 2-oxo acid dehydrogenase subunit E2; protein product: ERAAAAQAGAAAALPGRIEWATDPGPAADPGPATDPRPDSAPGPSAAPAPEAGGGRRVALSGVGKAAAAVFTRWRREIPEATIWVDVDATPLVALRERTEPGLLAYLARFTVAALREFPVFNSRYDAERQEIVHLDRINLGIAVQGARGLVVPAVVGAETLTTTELGVGIRRVVAAARAGTSTPAELTAGTFTLNDYGVFDVDGGAPILNPPQVAMLGVGRIIDRPWVVEGAVVVRKVAQLSFVFDHRVCDGETASRFLRRVADAVENPAAALAHL